TCGGGATCTCCTCGAGCGCGGCCACGCCGGCGGCGTCGACCGGCTTCAGTTCGTAGGTGATCGCCTCGGTGTTGGCCGCGAAGTCGCAGTTCGGGCAGTCCGCGAAGGTGTCCTCGCCGGCCTCGGCCGGGGCGAGGAACTCCTCCGACTTCGAGCCGCCCATCGCGCCCGCGGTAGCGGCGCAGATGCGGTAGTCGAGGCCGAGACGCTCGAAGACGCGCTGGTAGGCCTGGCGGTGCAGGGCGTAGGACTTGGCGAGGCCCTCGTCCTCGGTGTCGAAGGAGTAGGAGTCCTTCATCAGGAACTCGCGGCCGCGCAGGATGCCGGCCCGCGGACGGGCCTCGTCGCGGTACTTGTGCTGGATCTGGTAGAGGATGACCGGCAGGTCCTTGTAGGAGGACGCCTGGTCCTTCACCAGCAGGGTGAAGATCTCCTCGTGGGTCGGGCCGAGGAGGTAGTCGCCGCCCTTGCGGTCCTTGAGCCGGAACAGCTCCTGGCCGTACTCGTCCCAGCGGCCGGTCGCGTCGTACGGCTCACGCGGCAGCAGCGCGGGGAGCAGCACCTCCTGGGCGCCGATCGCGTCCATCTCCTCGCGGACGATGCGCTCCACGTTGGCGAGGACGCGCTTGCCGAGGGGCAGCCAGGACCAGATGCCGGCCGCCGTGCGGCGGACGTAGCCGGCGCGGACGAGCAGCTTGTGACTGAGGACCTCGGCGTCCGCCGGGTCGTCGCGCAGCGTCTTCGCCATCAACTGGGACATGCGCTGGACCGGTACGTTGGCCATGGTTCTCGTACTCCTGCCGGATGTGGGTTATGGCAGGAGGTTAGCCGGGCGGTACGGGACGGTGGAAATCGGTTAACGACGGCGCAGCGGGAGAGGGGCGCCCATCACGGCGTACGGCTTGGGCGCGCTGGGGAAGAGGACCTGCCGGGCGAGGTCCTCGTAGCCCAGGGAGTGGTAGAGGCCGCGGGCCGGGCTGTCCACGTCGATCGCCGAGAGGATCGAGCGGGGTTCGACGGCGCCGTCCGTGATCGTGGTGATCAGCGAGCGGCCCACGCCCCGGTTCTGGTAGCGGGGGTGGACGTGGAGCTCGGTGATGACGAAGGAGTCGTCGAGCCACCTGTCGTGGCCCTGGGCCCGGAGGTAGGGCTCCACGACCGTGGACCACCAGTGGGTACGGTCGTTGGGCATGCCGTAGACGAAGCCGACGAGGGTGCCCGCGGTGGTCGCGCCCAGGGCTCTCGCTCCCGGGTAGGTCATGTGGCGCAGAACGATCTGCCGGCGTACGGCGACCTCGTCGGGGCCCAGGCCGAACGCCACCGCCTGGACGGCCAGTGCCTCGTCCACGTGGGCCGAGAGGTCCAGGGGGCCGATCACGATGTCGTCTGCTTGGCGGCGGTGTGCGTGACCGGGAAGGCGCATGGTGGGGAGCCTACCTGGACGGACCTTCAGAACAGGACGCTCATGAAGGCGCCGACCTCCTTGAAGCCGACCCTCTGGTACGTCCTTCGCGCCGCCGTGTTGAAGTCGTTGACGTAGAGGCTGACCACCGGGGCCACGTCCGCGAGGGCGTAGCGCAGGACGGCCGCCATGCCGGGGGCGGCGAGGCCCTGGCCGCGGTACTCGGGGGCCACCCAGACGCCCTGGATCTGGCAGGCGCGGTCGGTGGCGGCGCCGATCTCGGCCTTGAAGGCGACCTTGCCGTCCTGGTCGAGGCGGGCGAAGGAGCGGCCGGAGCCGACGAGTTCGGCGACCCGGGCCTGGTAGAGAAGTCCGCCGTCGCCGGCCATCGGGGAGACGCCGACCTCCTCGGTGAACATCGCCACGCAGGCCGGCATGATCGTCTCCATCTCGTCCTTGCGGATGCGACGGACGTACGGGTCCGGGGCGATGTCGGCCGACATGCGGTCGGTGATCATCAGGGGCTGGTGGGAGCGGATCTCGCGGGCCGGGCCCCAGTTGGGCTCCAGCAGGCGCCACAGCTGGGCGGTGGACTCCGCGGGGCCGACGATGGAGGAGCAGCGGCGGCCCGCGCGGCGGGCGCGGTCGGCGAAAGCCCGTACGGCTCGGGGGGTGGCGCAGATCGGGACGAGGTTGGCGCCCGCGTAGCACAGGGACGTCAGCATGCCGTCCTCGTACCAGCCCCACATCTCGCCGCCGAGGCGCCACGGGTCGAGGCCGGCGATCTGGACGCGGGACGTCACGAAGGCGTTCGCGACGGGCTCGCGGTCGAGGACTGCGAGCGCCGCGTCCAGGTCACTCGGTTCGAGGACCCGTGAGGTGGTCTGGGTCAACACGGTGCGGGGGCCTCACGCTGGGGTTCTGCTGGTCCCCGCACTGTACCTGCGGAAGCTTTGCCGTGCCGCCCCTCGGCTGCGCCGCCGGGCCGGGCGCCCAGGAGCTCGGTCGCCAAGGAAGGCGGCGGCTGCGGGCCCGCGGGGGCTGGTCGCGCAGTTCCCCGCGCCCCTGGGGGCCTGCGGCCGCCCCATCCAGCCCGTCCGGCGTTTGAGGACGAGGCCCGTTCAGGGCCGAAGCGGGGGTCCGGGGATGGCAGCCCCCCGGGGACGGGTAG
The DNA window shown above is from Streptomyces chartreusis and carries:
- a CDS encoding GNAT family N-acetyltransferase, with product MLTQTTSRVLEPSDLDAALAVLDREPVANAFVTSRVQIAGLDPWRLGGEMWGWYEDGMLTSLCYAGANLVPICATPRAVRAFADRARRAGRRCSSIVGPAESTAQLWRLLEPNWGPAREIRSHQPLMITDRMSADIAPDPYVRRIRKDEMETIMPACVAMFTEEVGVSPMAGDGGLLYQARVAELVGSGRSFARLDQDGKVAFKAEIGAATDRACQIQGVWVAPEYRGQGLAAPGMAAVLRYALADVAPVVSLYVNDFNTAARRTYQRVGFKEVGAFMSVLF
- a CDS encoding GNAT family N-acetyltransferase, whose protein sequence is MRLPGHAHRRQADDIVIGPLDLSAHVDEALAVQAVAFGLGPDEVAVRRQIVLRHMTYPGARALGATTAGTLVGFVYGMPNDRTHWWSTVVEPYLRAQGHDRWLDDSFVITELHVHPRYQNRGVGRSLITTITDGAVEPRSILSAIDVDSPARGLYHSLGYEDLARQVLFPSAPKPYAVMGAPLPLRRR